In Polaribacter sp. Hel_I_88, the following proteins share a genomic window:
- a CDS encoding glycoside hydrolase family 3 N-terminal domain-containing protein yields the protein MKKEIILLLILIAFGYTIKAQTIDPLVTKDAEAQEIWVDSILSNMTIDEKIGQLFMVQAYSNLDIKHEYFITQMIEKYHVGNLIFMQGTPEKQAALNNHYQSLSKIPLMIGFDGEWGLDMRLQNTYKFPWNMTLGAIQNDSLVKQFGEHLGKHCKRLGIHINFAPVVDINTNPANPIIGNRSFGESKENVTQKAIAFTQGMQKYGVMANAKHFPGHGDTATDSHHTLPVLNFDKARLDSIELYPYRRVFDAGIGSVMTAHLNIPSLEPNTDLPTSLSKNVVTNLLQNELGFNGLIITDGLNMKGAANYATPAEIDVAAIKAGNDMLLIPQDIPASVRLLKQAITLKTLSEEKLDFSVKKILKAKYWMGLNNYKPVVLENLQEDLNTIDDELLHRKLVKSSITLVKDAKKSIPFANLEYKKVAYVKLGDDSGEHFVNMLKNYTKVDVIADNNLDGLMAKLKPYSQVIIGFHKSNNHPWKSYKFENKELVWLQEIARQKEVVLDVFTSPYSLLQLKSFTNIEAIIVSYQNSKLAQELSAQAIFGGYILQGKLPVSIGKEFKVGHGIDTYSLSRLEYTIPEEVDMSSKKLAAIDSISKIVLKEKMTPGFQVLVARKGKVVYNKSFGYHTADQKIAVKNSDIYDLASLTKILASLPMIMKASEDQKIPLTASLKDILPSFAETNKATISVKEILSHYGRLKAWIPFYIKTQDSITHKNSGTYYKSQSSSDYNVKVAENLYIRKSYKDSIYKYIKEIDQRENEGYKYSDLGYYLFKEALEEKYGKPLNILADKEFYSSLGADRMTYLPLDKFKKSEIVPSEKDDYYRNQLVHGYVHDMGAAMLGGVGGHAGLFANANDVAKMMQMYLQKGFYGGRRYLNSETIDTFNARYYADKKNRRGLGFDKPQLDPDVKATCGCVSDESFGHSGFTGTYAWADPKTEIVYVFLSNRTYPTANNRGLVKENIRTEIQQIIQDAIIN from the coding sequence ATGAAAAAAGAAATAATATTGCTATTAATTTTAATCGCTTTTGGCTACACTATAAAAGCGCAAACCATAGATCCTTTAGTAACTAAAGATGCTGAAGCTCAAGAAATTTGGGTAGATAGTATTCTAAGTAACATGACTATTGATGAAAAAATCGGTCAGTTATTCATGGTGCAAGCGTATTCTAATTTGGATATAAAACATGAATATTTTATTACTCAAATGATTGAAAAATATCATGTTGGTAATTTAATATTTATGCAAGGAACTCCAGAAAAACAAGCAGCATTAAACAACCATTATCAATCTCTTTCTAAAATTCCTTTAATGATTGGTTTTGATGGGGAATGGGGTTTGGACATGCGTTTGCAAAACACCTACAAATTTCCATGGAACATGACTTTGGGTGCTATTCAAAATGATTCTTTGGTAAAACAGTTTGGAGAACATTTAGGAAAACACTGTAAAAGATTAGGAATCCATATAAATTTTGCACCTGTTGTAGATATTAATACAAACCCAGCAAATCCAATAATTGGGAATCGTTCTTTTGGAGAAAGTAAAGAAAATGTAACGCAAAAAGCAATTGCGTTTACACAAGGAATGCAAAAATATGGAGTAATGGCAAATGCGAAACATTTTCCAGGTCATGGAGATACTGCAACAGATTCTCACCATACGTTACCAGTTTTAAATTTCGATAAAGCAAGATTAGATTCCATTGAGTTGTATCCTTACAGAAGAGTTTTTGATGCAGGAATTGGAAGTGTTATGACAGCACATTTAAACATACCAAGTTTAGAACCAAATACAGATTTGCCAACATCATTATCAAAAAATGTAGTGACCAATTTGTTGCAAAATGAGTTAGGTTTTAATGGTTTAATTATTACTGATGGTTTAAATATGAAAGGCGCAGCCAATTATGCAACTCCAGCAGAAATTGATGTGGCAGCCATAAAAGCTGGTAATGACATGTTGCTAATTCCACAAGATATTCCTGCAAGTGTACGTCTTTTAAAACAAGCAATAACCTTAAAAACATTAAGTGAAGAAAAATTAGATTTTTCTGTAAAAAAGATTCTAAAAGCGAAGTATTGGATGGGTTTAAACAACTACAAACCTGTTGTTTTAGAAAATTTACAAGAAGATTTAAACACAATCGATGATGAACTTTTGCATAGAAAACTTGTTAAAAGTTCGATAACTTTAGTAAAAGATGCAAAGAAAAGTATTCCGTTTGCAAATTTGGAATATAAAAAAGTAGCTTATGTAAAATTAGGTGATGATTCTGGAGAGCATTTTGTAAACATGTTAAAGAATTATACCAAAGTTGATGTGATTGCTGACAACAATCTAGATGGTTTGATGGCAAAACTAAAACCTTATAGTCAAGTAATTATTGGGTTTCATAAATCGAACAACCATCCTTGGAAAAGTTATAAGTTTGAAAATAAAGAATTGGTTTGGTTGCAAGAAATAGCAAGACAAAAAGAAGTTGTTTTAGATGTTTTTACAAGTCCATATAGTTTGTTACAGCTAAAGAGTTTTACAAATATCGAAGCGATTATTGTGTCATATCAAAATAGTAAATTAGCACAAGAACTTTCTGCACAAGCAATTTTTGGAGGATATATTTTACAAGGAAAATTACCAGTTTCTATTGGTAAAGAGTTTAAAGTGGGACATGGAATTGACACCTACAGTTTAAGCAGATTGGAATATACAATACCTGAAGAAGTAGATATGTCATCAAAAAAATTAGCAGCAATTGATTCAATTTCTAAGATAGTTTTAAAGGAAAAAATGACTCCAGGGTTTCAGGTTTTGGTGGCAAGAAAAGGGAAAGTAGTTTACAATAAAAGTTTTGGCTATCACACAGCAGATCAAAAAATTGCTGTAAAAAATTCTGACATCTACGATTTAGCTTCTTTAACTAAAATTTTGGCGTCATTACCTATGATTATGAAAGCCTCCGAAGATCAAAAAATTCCTTTAACTGCAAGTTTAAAAGATATTTTGCCAAGTTTTGCAGAAACTAATAAAGCAACAATTTCTGTAAAAGAAATTTTATCTCATTATGGAAGATTAAAAGCGTGGATTCCTTTTTATATAAAAACACAAGATAGCATTACTCACAAAAACTCTGGCACATATTATAAATCGCAAAGTAGTAGCGATTATAATGTAAAAGTTGCCGAAAATTTATACATTAGAAAATCTTATAAAGACAGTATTTATAAATACATTAAGGAAATTGATCAAAGAGAAAATGAAGGCTATAAATATAGCGATTTAGGTTATTATTTGTTTAAAGAAGCGCTTGAAGAAAAATACGGAAAACCTTTAAATATTTTAGCAGATAAAGAATTTTACAGTTCTTTAGGTGCAGATAGAATGACATATTTACCACTTGATAAATTTAAAAAATCTGAAATAGTTCCATCAGAAAAAGACGATTATTACAGAAACCAATTAGTGCATGGTTATGTGCATGACATGGGTGCAGCAATGCTGGGTGGAGTTGGTGGTCATGCAGGGTTATTTGCAAACGCAAACGATGTTGCAAAAATGATGCAAATGTATTTGCAAAAAGGTTTTTATGGTGGCAGACGTTATTTAAACTCAGAAACGATTGATACTTTTAACGCTCGTTATTATGCAGACAAAAAAAACAGACGAGGTTTAGGTTTCGATAAACCACAACTAGATCCTGATGTTAAAGCTACTTGTGGCTGTGTTTCCGATGAAAGTTTTGGGCATTCTGGTTTTACAGGAACCTATGCCTGGGCAGATCCAAAAACCGAAATTGTGTACGTTTTTCTATCTAACAGAACCTACCCAACTGCAAATAACAGAGGTTTGGTAAAAGAAAATATCAGAACCGAAATTCAGCAAATTATTCAAGATGCAATTATTAATTAG
- a CDS encoding type II toxin-antitoxin system HigA family antitoxin, with product MKIKPIKTEKDYDKALERLELIFDASTNSKEGDEAEILSLLIENFENKHYPIESPDPIEAIKIRMEEMNLKQKDLVGVIGGKSRVSEILNKKKRLTVEMIRELEKVLSISASVLVNNYNLTS from the coding sequence ATGAAAATTAAACCTATAAAAACGGAAAAAGATTATGATAAAGCTCTTGAAAGACTTGAGTTAATCTTTGATGCTTCTACAAATTCAAAAGAAGGAGATGAAGCTGAAATTTTATCATTATTAATTGAAAACTTTGAAAACAAACATTATCCTATTGAGTCTCCAGATCCTATTGAGGCAATTAAAATCCGAATGGAAGAAATGAATCTTAAACAAAAGGATTTAGTTGGAGTTATTGGTGGTAAAAGTAGAGTATCTGAAATCTTAAATAAAAAGAAAAGATTGACTGTGGAAATGATAAGAGAATTAGAAAAAGTTTTAAGCATATCTGCTTCTGTTCTTGTAAATAATTATAATCTTACTAGCTGA